From Haloferax marinisediminis, a single genomic window includes:
- a CDS encoding metallophosphoesterase, whose product MNCPVAGCDYRGPVASVAGHISGKRDTQHSWSRLGYDGANHFKRVQNSSERDLPRGHVRCPVSKCNYTGEISSVAAHVSGKRDKRHDWNRIGYRGAVDYKNKTGSQTASDDTVVLQMTDSHLGKTNAGSKRYKRTVDCVPGFKRAIEFAVAKDVDAVFHSGDLFHNDRHGISESLSSTCRKQLSYLRSANIPFYYILGNHERKEGTEILKTYERDGLATHLSTTPTKVGKHLDLYGVDFTRQSEWEAALLKGSPSNNQYSILTLHQSVQPYSLSDRAIGTVNDVLRWAREYCGVNFDVLALGHLHKQIEEDTDGCTVVCGGSTAPIGYKKSALSPSVGLFSASSSGLSYQRHHLKSSLK is encoded by the coding sequence ATGAACTGTCCAGTAGCCGGCTGTGATTATCGCGGCCCAGTAGCTTCGGTTGCAGGGCATATTAGTGGTAAAAGAGACACACAGCATAGCTGGTCTCGGCTCGGTTACGATGGTGCAAATCACTTCAAGCGGGTGCAGAATTCTTCAGAGAGGGACCTTCCTCGAGGTCACGTTCGGTGTCCGGTCAGTAAGTGTAACTATACGGGAGAAATCTCCTCTGTTGCTGCACACGTAAGCGGGAAACGCGACAAACGACACGACTGGAACCGCATAGGATATCGTGGTGCCGTCGATTACAAAAACAAAACGGGCTCTCAAACAGCATCTGACGACACGGTAGTGCTCCAGATGACTGACTCTCACCTGGGGAAAACCAATGCGGGATCAAAACGGTACAAACGCACAGTTGATTGTGTTCCAGGTTTCAAACGAGCTATCGAGTTCGCAGTAGCGAAGGACGTTGATGCTGTCTTTCATTCGGGTGATTTGTTTCATAACGATCGCCATGGTATCTCTGAGTCACTTTCTTCGACGTGTCGCAAACAGCTTTCGTATTTACGATCAGCAAACATCCCATTTTATTACATTCTGGGCAACCATGAGCGTAAAGAGGGGACAGAGATACTGAAAACATACGAACGGGACGGGCTTGCAACCCACCTGTCTACTACCCCTACCAAGGTCGGAAAACATCTAGACCTCTATGGGGTTGATTTCACTAGGCAATCTGAGTGGGAAGCAGCACTATTGAAAGGTAGCCCGTCTAATAATCAATATTCGATTTTAACTTTACATCAGTCTGTTCAGCCGTATTCTCTATCAGACCGCGCAATTGGTACTGTCAATGACGTACTTCGGTGGGCACGCGAGTACTGTGGTGTCAACTTTGATGTGCTCGCACTGGGGCACCTCCACAAACAGATTGAAGAAGATACTGATGGTTGTACGGTGGTATGTGGAGGCTCGACAGCTCCAATCGGCTATAAGAAATCAGCACTTTCGCCGTCTGTGGGTCTATTTTCAGCCAGTTCTTCAGGCTTGAGCTACCAACGGCACCATCTCAAATCGTCGTTAAAATAG
- a CDS encoding PD-(D/E)XK nuclease family protein encodes MSESLKQRLAEFKNRLNRLPEAEETPRTTLQILGRSRIEQDWQRLLFYFLSPDEAHGLESALLEHLMTALSEREGLDFAFSRFDLDNTHVELEVVTSNGRRPDAVFWSSEDWFLCWELKVTAAEGTDQTPDYVAADSFPSIDLHKDNVPCSGHRYLYLAPEGSPPPKADEFHQVSWEWVSSELQSFLSKSHGRYPAQTTAQLNDFISTIQTELTMTEYRENQQEKANLYFDYYDEIKEAQAAFDKQWDAFAEDWAVQLAQLFDESGTGETSTNSDNDVILTFDGNRDQWIFRQGYPDWAGITKERWWRNKADLSPISPTAEADDQIRLAFYHRLRQNRERAIRDDTLEFQLWHGTSSTDEFEYAFRDALAKKVDGLTRGCPQAVTLTGKRGNPLIATYDIPVEEYDDFFQAYLAALQDGLLDLAVEHSELIDAIDQSFEENLQIFE; translated from the coding sequence GTGTCAGAGAGCCTAAAGCAACGCCTCGCCGAATTCAAAAATCGGCTCAACCGTCTCCCAGAGGCCGAAGAGACCCCTCGTACGACACTTCAGATCCTCGGTCGGAGCCGAATAGAACAAGACTGGCAACGACTTCTATTTTACTTTCTCTCGCCTGACGAGGCACATGGACTCGAATCCGCCCTTTTAGAACATCTCATGACGGCACTTTCCGAAAGAGAGGGCCTGGATTTTGCGTTCTCCCGTTTTGACCTGGACAACACGCATGTCGAGCTCGAAGTTGTTACCTCCAATGGTCGACGGCCTGATGCTGTATTCTGGTCGAGTGAAGATTGGTTTCTTTGTTGGGAACTGAAAGTCACAGCCGCGGAGGGCACAGACCAAACGCCAGATTATGTCGCCGCTGATTCGTTCCCGAGTATTGACCTCCACAAAGACAATGTACCCTGCAGTGGCCATCGGTATCTCTACCTCGCTCCGGAAGGGTCACCTCCACCGAAAGCAGACGAGTTCCACCAAGTCTCGTGGGAGTGGGTTAGTTCGGAACTCCAATCGTTCCTTTCGAAGAGCCACGGCAGATATCCAGCACAAACGACAGCGCAACTCAACGACTTCATCAGCACAATCCAGACCGAACTTACGATGACTGAATACCGAGAAAACCAACAAGAGAAAGCGAACTTGTACTTCGATTACTATGACGAAATCAAAGAAGCCCAGGCGGCTTTCGATAAGCAATGGGACGCGTTTGCAGAGGATTGGGCAGTACAACTGGCACAACTCTTCGATGAGTCAGGGACTGGTGAAACCTCGACGAACTCTGATAACGACGTCATACTCACATTCGATGGTAATCGTGACCAGTGGATATTCCGACAGGGCTATCCAGACTGGGCGGGGATAACCAAGGAACGTTGGTGGCGAAACAAGGCAGACTTATCTCCTATTTCCCCCACTGCGGAAGCCGACGATCAGATTCGACTGGCGTTCTATCATCGGTTACGACAGAACCGTGAACGTGCAATTCGGGATGACACACTGGAGTTCCAACTCTGGCACGGGACAAGCAGTACTGACGAATTCGAGTACGCATTCAGAGATGCCCTCGCAAAGAAGGTCGATGGACTGACACGTGGATGCCCTCAGGCTGTGACGCTCACCGGGAAACGTGGGAATCCTCTAATTGCGACCTACGATATCCCGGTTGAGGAATACGACGATTTCTTTCAGGCGTATCTCGCTGCACTGCAAGACGGGTTATTGGATCTCGCGGTCGAACATAGCGAACTGATCGACGCCATCGACCAATCGTTCGAAGAGAATCTCCAAATCTTCGAATAG